AGCGAGGGCTGCGGCGGCAGAGTGACGGACTACCGGATCACTGTACGTTACGACCCGCGCCGCGCTGCGTCCGAACACGCGGCACGGACGTCCCTGGTTGaaccatatttgttttttctgtcaggATTTTGGGGAGTTCATGAGGGAGAACCGGTTGACGCCCGTGTCAGAGTCGTCCCACGACCCCTCGGGGAAGCTACCCGTCGACAGGGCCAAAGCTCAGCTGGAACGTCACACGCGTTACTGGCCCATGATCATCTCCCAGACCACCATCTTCAACATGCAGGCAGTGAGTAGCCTGCAGAGATTGTTAGATCTCTAGATTTAAGTCAAAGTTTAGGAGGTACAAAATGATGATACATACacctaataaataaaatggcaatggaataaaaatgagcacaaattaaaaaaaaaaaaaaaaagtaaaagagaagATAGGGAATAAAAGATAATGAGTAAAAGAATAAGGTTACTCATCCAGCTGGTACAAAAGATATTTGTCTTGTTATTCTCAGATAACATAGAGAATCTGCATCCAGGgcatttttcaagtttttaacTGTGCAGTTTATCTCCTCTTCTTTGACACGTTTGTGCATCTGCGTGCGTTTCCGTTTTCCTCCACTAGGTGGTTCCTTTGGCCAACCTAATAGTGAAAGAGACTCTGACCGATGAGGACGTTCTGACCTGCCAGAAGACCGTCTACAACCTCGTTGAAATGGAGAGGAAGAACGACCCACTCCCCATTTCCACGGTGGGGTCCAGAGGCAAAGGCCCCAAGAggtatttatttagatttgagTGCAATTTTACAAACATCCTATGTCCTACGCTTCATGAGCAGAAACTGAAAATCGGCATCGTTGTTGTCACGCAGGGACGAACAGTACCGGATAATGTGGAACGAGCTGGAAACATTGGTGAAGACTCACGTCGGAGCCACGGAAAGACACCAGCGAGTGCTGGACTGCATCGTGGCCTGCCGCAGCAaaccggaggaggaggacaggaagaagagggggagaaagagagaggagagggaagacaGGCTGGAGAAGAACGGCAacaaggagacagaggacaaaAGCTGGCAAGACTCTGAAAGGTCCGTAGGGTCTATAAACCTGTGGTTTGTGTACAGCtagattattgtttttttttcaaaaatgccCCATCTAAACCATGTTTCACTGCTGCACTGCCCTGAAGACTAAAGGGTTTGCTGGATAAAGAGGAGCAGGAGTCAGAGGTGATCAAGGACTCCCCGGACTCGCCCGAGCCGCTCAACAAGAAGCCTCGTCTCTCCACGGAGGAGGTCCAGCCTCCAGAGAGAGCCAAAGGTACGAGCAGCCGTCATCTTATGTCTGTTCAGAAGCAGGTAGTGAAACAAGCTTCGCGCTCACTCACCGACTTCTCTGCACTGGTCTCAATTCTGTGCgtgaaagatttttttgtttacagcatttttaatGCAAAGTTCACAGAATTAAAATGACACGAGGAAACaccaaatgcagtttttaaatgaagtccTGATCTGAATCCTACTGAGATGCCGTGGTGTGACCataaaaaggtggttcatgccAGAAAACCCTCCATTGTGGCTTAATTACAACGACTCTACAGAGATGAGTAGAACAAAATTcctcattgcaagttatcacaaGTGCTGCTTCTAAGCGTTGCCCAACCAGGTTTAGGTTTAGGGGCAGGGGTGAAAAACCTTCATCTCTCTTTCacttcatgcattttaaaatagcCAAAGTcaaaacccaaacaaataaaatcatttcaatATACTTACCCTAACCCTTTCTCTccgtttttatttaaaatgtgtgataaCTGACAGATATTTAAATCATGTTGAAAGAGTTCTAGACAACCGCAAGAATTTTTGTGGGATTTCGTTGGCGCAATTTCTTGTTCATCCTGTCCCGGCGCAATCGCCGTTTCTTGACGTCTGTGCACCAGTTATCGAAAACGTCAAAGTGCATTAAATCAAACGCACCGATCCGCACAGCGACCGCTGTGTTTCGGTAGATGTAGATGTGCACTCACATGCTGCTGAGTGAAATCTCCGGTCGTCAGCTCATAAGCAGTTTCTTGTCCGAGCTGTTCTGTATCGTTAAAAGTGACTCTGCTACTCTCCTACTGATTTTAATTGGGACATTTTGCAGCGAACGTAAAGACGTAGCGGATTTATTTTCTGCCCCAGAGTTCGGCCGTGACTGGTTCTGAGTGAGGGCTTCATAGCAGGCAGCCGCTCTCCCATCTTCCTGGTACTGCGTACCGCCACTGAGTCTTTTAGGGGTACGCAGTACCGGACCGTACCGGCTTACTTTCACCCCTGTTTAGGCGACAATCACTCTTTCACTCAGGGCCTCACCACCGTAGCTTCCAGCATGGCTCCAGTATTTAACAATAACTCATTTCGCTGTCTTGAGAAATTGTTTAAGAATTTAGTAAATCCCCTccgtgacctttttttttttttttttttaaaacaaactgcatttattcatatttttttcctccgtcTTTCCTTTCAGGTCCTGTCTCACTCCTCACCATGTGGACCAACCGAATCACTGCAGCCAACTCCAGGAAGCACCAAGAGTTTGTCGGAAGAGCGAGCTCAGTAAACAACAAGTTCGAGTTGTACCAGCACCTCAAAGACGACAATGGGTGTGTTACGGAAAAGTCTGTCATTGCCCTGTGGGTGTAACAGTCATGTTGAATGACAGTTCCCCCCGAGGCTTAGTCCTGAAtgcttgtgttgtctttgcatTTTGACAGGATCCTgactaaatctttttttttttttacccttcaCAGGATGGACGTTCATGAAAACGGGAAGGCGTCCAGATGATGTTTCCACAGATCTACTGGTTCACCCTTTCCGAGGGTTGAGATTGTGGACCGCGGTGTTTTTCAGACTACCGAAAATGTGGTAGTCAGGAAAAAATAGACAGTGAACTCTAACGAGGAATTtgtaatgttctttttttttttacccatgaTTTTGTAGATATGCTGTTCATATATTGTGTAACACAATAAAAGCTGCCAGTAGAGAGCATTGCTGTTGGCTTTCACACAAATGATCCTGAATGTGGAATTTTTTCTGAAGATTGTGAGGAGAAATGTCCATGCTTGAAATGGAAAAGGAAGTGGATCATGTTTACTTCCAACAGTCTGGAACTGTGAGGGTctgtcacagtaaaaaaaaacaagaaaaaaatagtcatttatttaaaaaaatcatactGCTGAGGACGTGACTGTAGTATCTTGAGAGTTTTCCCTTTCGGCTTGCAGTCAGACGGGAGTTCGTCGGGCAACGGGTTGTTGAACCACGGGCTCAGCGGAGGTGGAGGTAGCTCGGGGTGGAGCAGCGGGGGACGCCTTGGTCTTATGGCTGAAAGGTCTCGGCATTGAACCGCGACAGTGCTGCGCGCAGGCCAAATGGCGACTGTTCTCGGCCTCCTAAGACCTCTGCAGAAGTAGAGGACCGCCGAGAccaggaggacgacgaggatgAGAAGACAGACTATAAGGAGAGCTGTCAACATGTCGGCAGTCCGTTGATAGGGGTCCACCCGTTTAGAGGTGGTGCTTGGAGCCGGAGATGCAGGGACACAGGTTTCAGAGGTGGGACTAAGGGACGAATTGGTGCCTAAACCCGGATTCAATGTAGACTGAGTTGAACTAGAAACTGTAGGAGTGGTAGGAAAACAGTCAGAACTGAATATTACAGATCCAACTCTTGAGATGGGAAACTCTGGAAGCATTGCTTCTCTGAACGCAAGGTTGACCGATCCGTCTGCAGAGCTCATTGCCAGCCACATCCTCCGTATCTGATCAGCGTGACAGCGTGTTGTCCTGATTTGAGTTTCACACAGGCTGTAGTTGTACCAAGACACCACGGTGGAGCCGGGAGTCACGGAAACTATGGAAAGATGGCGGCCGCTGGAGCCGTTGAAGAAGCCGGCTAGTTtcctcagcagcagctctaCCCTGCGGCGCCGACGCAGCATGGAGTGGAGGCTGCGCTGAGCTGTCAGGGTGAAAACGTGGCAGGGGTCCACGGGGCTGCGGCTCAGATCCAGGGTTAGAGGCAACCGGGCGCTCAAACCGTGCCTGTCCCGAGCCACCAGGAGGAGATCCTGAGGAGCAAACTGCAGGTCCACCTCCAGAGGAACGCCGTGAAGCTCCAAACTGTCAAGAGCCAACCAGGTACCCACTCCGTCGGGGGGTCCGTCCGTCAGCTGCATCTCCAGGGACAGAGCATCCGCCTCGCCGTCCTCCGGATCTACAAAGGTTCTGGGTGGGATCGAGTAGTGGAAGGGGAAACCAACAGTGGCCGTCAGAGCTGGGATAGGCTGTGCCACTTTAGGAGGGAGATTGAGGGAGCCTgggaaataatttattattattttaagagaCAATTTGAATAAATTACTTTTGATACACAGATTCAGAACCGCAAAAACTATATTAAAGGTGCAGCTGTCAGACCCtgttttttaaagctgcagtttttccactaaagataaaaaaaaggtattttgtaatattttattaattagtaATTCTTAAAAACACAGGGACATGGATGAGCGGTACTCACCAGAGGTAGAAGCTGAAGGGCACGAAGGCTGGACTGAGCTCGGGTCTTGATACGAAGTAAGGTCTAAAGCTAATAATGGTGAGGTTGACATGCTCAGAAACTGCTGAGTAGGAAGCTGCCCTGCGATTGGCTTCCCGCTGTTTCCATTGAAGTTAGTTGATGACGGGTTCGTTACTGTAGAGAGGACGTCACCTTCCGAGTTGTCGATTTGTCGACGAGACGTCACGTGGTTTATTTGTGAAGCCTCGCTTGCAGGCATCTCCTCCGTGGACCCTAACAACAACGATGCAAATTTATTTGACTCGGAGTGCTGCTCTAAAACATTTCCTGAGGGACGCAATGAAAGATATTCACTCAAAGTTCCTTTGATTGTTGAAGTACAACCGCTCGCGTCCCGTGCCACTGATTCATCACATAATGGAAACGAAAGGTCTGGACCCGAGGATGTTGTGTAAAGTTCATGAGCTACAGTTTTTAGAACTGGTGGAAGTATATCCAGAAgcgttttcattaaaaatgcgCTTGTCATCACTGTACTGACTAAAGATATGTGGGAGAACGTCTGAGTTTTCTCAAGATACCGAGTCTGAGTAAGTTCCACTGAAGACCTGATTTGCACGGTCCCCTGGCTTGATTTAAAAGATAGTGTTGGGACTGAAATAATTTGAGGGTTTGATGAAGAAGGGCTCAAAGACAAATGCGTTGGTAACCATGTGACATTTCCTAAACTTAACGCCTGCTCGTTTTCATTGAAACTGTCTTGGCTTCCAAGagtctgctgctgtgaagaaaaaTCTCCAACATCATGAAGTGAAGATATGGAAAACGTCTGCAGCACGGGAATCAGAGATGTAAATACTACATCCGTCTCAAGCTGTCCGCTAAAAAGCTCAGAGGGTAAAGCAGGTGTGAACATCTCTGATGCCTCCAGACTGTATAACAAGGGGGTTGAGAGCGAAGGCTCCAGCTCAGGTTGTCCAGACGTCAATGTGGTCGGTGACATATACTGAGACATCACATCCTGATAAATCCCAGTCGTGGACAAACTGCAGATTGTATCAGAGCGCTGAGTTACTGGCTCTGTCGCCAAGTACGGTGACACATATGGAACCGGTTGAGTAGCTGGTACGTTGTGTGATGTCGGCAGCCAGCGTGTTGTCGTTAATGTGGAGCTCTGCGGTCGTACGTCAGTGTCTTTTGAGAGTGGATGAGAAACAGATGAGAGGCTGTGGTGGGCTGGTTGGGCTGCGCTGTGGTCGCTAATGAGCTCTCGGTCATAGATAGTGTGATCTAGGAGAGGGAGAATGCAGGGCAAGTTATTtggtgcaacaacaacaagtgtTCATAGTTCTCCAGCGGCCAAGTCTAAGGTTCGTGTCATCAGTTTATGGAGTAGCATTGCTTCTGAAAAAGGGTTTGGATCACACTCATTCGTATCATTTCTAGATAGCAGTTTGTGAACCAAAGATTTAACCAAAATACAAGCTAAAaacctctagtggacattttCCTAAAGTTGTCCAATATGCTCAAAACCTCAGTTTATGGTGCttccataattaaaaacaataatcaaaaaataacaatttaggAGCTGATCGGTGCCGATGTCCAAGCGGTCAAGCCAAGATGTCAAAAAATTCACTTAATGCTTTTTAATGTACATTGGTCTCATCCCCAGCTCTgacacagtaatttattttccatgtgGTCAAGCTTTCCTTTTCTCTATTAGCCCATATGttcctccattcattcattcattcatgcattgAACTCCAGTCAGGCTGTGGGCCACCATTCAACAAGGTCAACTCATTACAACATATGATCTGAATGACTAAACACCCAGAACAATCACATGCAGTCATGTTGAAGTCAGCAGCACCCAGACTTGCCCCGTGAGGTGGCCGTCGATTGGCTCTCTGAGTCAGTGCGGTCGGCTGTGTAGGACTCAGTCCAGAGGGGGGTTTCCCTCCGGTGAGGTCTCGGGGTCAGACGAGTGGCCAGCCATTCTCCTTCACTGGTCTCGCGTGTCAGCGCCGAAGAGGCCGGGGTCAGCGGTCTGCACGATGGTGGCAGTGTTGAGAGGAGACTAAAACTTCCATATGCTGCTTCAGATGTAATGTTGGGAAAGCTGCCAACTTCTGTCCTTAGCAGACAGTGCTGCATTAAACTCACATTCTGGAGAAACAGCAATAGTTTGAGGTAAAGGTCCAGGCTTTTAGGTGACAGGACGCTCTTTTGGTTAAATACGTCTGGTAGGTCGTCCATGTCCTGTTTCTACCTCGGAAGGAGATAAATCCTAAAAAGCCCATTTACTTTCCAGAGAAAAAGGAAGCATGCACTTTCCAGGGTGGatggacattttttaaaatccttCTTCACCGCAATGAAAAACTGGTGTTGTTCCAAGAGAAATATCAAATGTTAAAACATTCCAACAGACTACATGTACAGTGACACACCGCCAAGTagcagtgtgtgtttacagctggATGGAACCTGATCATCAAGCCCATCATTAACAGAGATCAGTTACAAGTCAGTTGTGGTTACTAAGATACGTGAAATGCTACCAGGCGCCAACAATGACTTCTGTGACTTAAGGTGGCTGATCTCAGTTCAGCCTCTTGGTGCACCAAATCAGAAGGCTGCGggtatttttttgttcatgtcgTTGAGTGGGCTGTTCTTTGAGTTATTGATTTGACATATTTGtaacacaacaaccaacaatCAGTCTAAACCAGACCAGGAGTCTACAGTCATGCTACCTGCCCTACTTACATGCTCATATAGACACTGCTAACTTGGTGGTGATTAGCTGGTATGCTGTCTATGCATGAACTAAACTGAAGCCGCACGGTTAtgtctttagttttgtttggtCTTATGAGCGTTGGACACATTTGATTGTGTCAGAAGAGGCTGAAAAGTACAAGGGACACTGATATTAAGAGAAAGATGACAACAAACGAACTAAAGAACAATACGAGAAGGATTGCTTAGAATTAGCCAGTATGTTATCTCTTTTTATATTGACCGTGAAATAGAGAAACTAACTTTCTTGTATGATATACTAGACAGATATACTCCATAATATTCTACTTTTCGGCATAAAAATGACACGAAACATTAGGGGAtcttcacacaagtcctgaacgTAGGCAAGAACCTAattgaacaaatgaaacaaaattatTCTGTGAAACTGAACCAgtattacatatcagtgagtGGTAAAGGCAAATACACCTCAAGGACAAATTAAAGCCCATCCAGCTGTTTTGTTAAGGAAAAAAAGTCATGGATTGGTCACAGTCTAACCTGTGCCTGTGTCTGATGGCACCGAGCTTCGTGAGGACGTCAGAAAAAGAGTTATTACTAATCAAACTGCAGGCCTCTCCTTCGCTTTGGGAAACTCGTATTGTTTAGCGAATACTTTTGAGAGGCTGAACACCCATGTTTAACCTGTAGgctcaaaaaacataaacataaaagacCTAACTTTAACTGTCCAATGTGGCCTTCTCTTTGTGTGGATATATTTCTTttacacacaatatatacattgcaaaaaaaaagaaagaaagaaagaggatgaGTCTGTTTAGCATTGCCGTCCTCTCTTGACAGACTTGACAGTTTGCTCCCTGTTTTTCTCAACATTACAGAAGAGGTGAAGAGATTACATTCTGAACAGTTATATAAGCTGTTTAAACCTGTGTGAATGCACATGCAGGATAGGTATTTCTTAGTCCTTCACATGTAGTTTTAGTACATACACTCAGTTTGTTctctgatcaagcataacattatgactaccttcctaatattgtgcaggtttcCCCTGTGCTTCtaaaacagttgagactcatcagagaatggacatggacagtgtttttttttttatgtgtgtgtgtctgtgtcaggctacatcctgctgggggtggctgctgccatcaaggagtgtcattgctatggggtgggggtgactggTCTCGTCTTTGTGCACATGTCAAAGCAACATACacgttaatgccaggtccaaaagtctccTGGCAGAACAGTGAATCGTCACTAGATCACAGATCAGTGTTACTTGTCCTgccagtggctttaatgttgtggctgatcggggcATGTGCGATGTATGTAGAcgtcatttcagtcattttagcaTAATCGCATGGGATGTCAATTTTACATGCGCAAAAGTTCTTAAATTATGTTGCTACTTCCGTCTGCACTCCCACATGCTTTGCAGTCACAGTACAAATGTCTTTGGGTATTGGCTTATGTTAATCAGGTACTATATTGTTTTATCCAGCTTCTTGCAACACATATTTCATTGTGTAACTCTGTCGTCCTCTCGCTACACTATGTTGTGGCCCTTGAGCCAGGTCACCTGGGATAGTTCAAACTTTTGTGGAGACTGAACACTGGAGTTTTGTTCTTGAATGATTAGAAGTGACAgaagtgttgttgttggctGCTACATGTTTCCTGTTGGTGTGTCTTCAGCGAGTGTCTCCGGTCCTTTTAGTTTCTTGCAGTCGCTCTTGCAGTTAGTAAGTGAACCAGCTGTACTGAGCAACTGGGCCTTCCTACGAGTCACTGATGTTAAGCTTTTAAAGGGAGATGAAGCTGAGTGAGTTGATGAATTTGTAAGTTTTAGGTATTGCTTTGAGAAATAAATTGAAGAAAGacttgtgtttaatttcagtagCTAATGTTAACGTGCCTCCTGGTAAAaccatatgttttttgtttttttttttctcagagctAACTCTTGGCATAAGCCATATAGGTGGCAGAGCCAAATATTAGAGAGAGTcaggccaactcaaatcatgggcgctaTGTTAGACGCATCAAAGAGAaaattctacagtgtaaccctatgtggcagatgtgctatgttgaaataaattgcttattttcaccattaacgggcctataaatgttattgccaacatctgtcaatatgtaaaaggccctcactgaaatatcccagcgtctacttattttaaatatcttaaatgagcctgctttgtagcccaatagCCTTATCAGTCACTTCGCTGTgtctaccttctcctcagtctcccgtgttcatTCATCGCtgagaaaagtttgaaattactcagacaaattataaatactcagaaatagtgaaactagtcttactgttatttagcaTTATCATTATCACCTTTGTTTAATAACACATAATAGTTTACAACTACTAGTTTCACAACCATGTatgttgtcattattattattattgttgtcattaTTATATTGTTAAAATTACCAAATGTTACAGTTTAACTAACTGTTATTAATTCTAGTAAATGTGGTCatgtgaaataaagtttatttgtaCAATACCTACTTTGTATGCCCTATATGTATGTCTGAACACAGGTACAAGTCAGGCAACTAGCAGCAGCATGGCCCGTGAGACAGAGCTTGAAACGGGCGAGTTCTGTAATTGTATGTCACAGCAGGGGTTTTCAGTGTCACTATGgacatattcatttattcattttctgtaaccgatTGTCCTCAAGAGAGTCACGGTGGGGTCtatcattgggcgagaggtggggtacaccacTGTCCCATCTGTGAACCACTATGGACAAGCTTTGGGTTTAGTTCTGTCAAATACTCACAAATACTATTATATCACAATATTCACATCAGTCACACATGCAGCATGGACTTTTCATCTGGAACGATTTATCAGTACGAATAAGTCTTTAAGCCTTTAAACTGgttgatgttgtttgtttgtattgcATTTAGATTGTGGCTGTTAAAAAAGGTATTTCAGGTATTTCAGGGTGAGGCATCCTAACAGACAGTAGCGCACGAACTCTGCCTACTAAGTGTAGTGATGAGTGGTGGTTTTGAGAAGCTCCAGTGAAACTTGGACACGCCAAGACAACACAGGTAATTAACAAGTCAAAATTATTTTGAGGCAAAATAGTTTCCAATTTACTTAACCTGTAATGAAAAAGTAATATTGTGAAGAAACACAGTTTCCTCAGAAGTGCTATTTTTGAGAATGAAGCAGTGGATTTTATGAATTGACACCCaaatttaatctgttttcaaAACTTCGAGTTCTGCTAGCTGGTTTGTAATTATTGCTGCATGggcaatttcttttttaaagtttaaattgcCAAACAGTATTTGTATATAAagtttaattaacatttaagctaactgcataaaaagaaaaagaatccaAGTTAGCTGGTGCATGACGAATAGTGGAAAACGAGATGAAACGAGAGAAGCATCTTTGCAGCAGGTGTATGTAAAGTAGCAAGGACTAAACTGCGTCACATAcactttttatttgtatttatgcatttagTGTGTCATTTTACAGACAAATAATAACTGATCTGCACATTTTTGTTCTAGATATCTGCAGTGTTGTAGCTGAAAGCAACATCACTGTGTTCAGATTTAATTCGCTAGCAGTGTATTAGAAAATGAGCAGACCAGAACTAAGAAGGCAACGATATATGTGATCCTGTAACGTTTGTAGCATCCAATACAGTGAAGCTCCtgccttttaatttaaaaaactgacCGTATTGGGGGTTATCTTGCCATGTGGCAGCTTTTCTTCCAACTAAAGTCTCACTTATTAGTCATATAGTTCCTATATGGTTGTGACTGCATGTGGGTGGTAGTTGTGTATATGTGCAGTGCATCTCTGTTACCCAGACCAGGAGCTGAGCATCACGTGGTTAAATAAATCAATGGTGCTGAATCAATAACATACAAATATTTAACTTATCTTGAAACTACATCGACTATTACTATTAAGGGCAAACATGACCAActgatgtgtatttgtttgaCGGCATACTGTCCAGTTGTGAGGTATTAAGTGGTACTGTTGGTGCTGAAGTGTTAAAATGGAGTGTTAAAAAGGAAGGTCCTGGCTTGCAGGAAATATTTTTAAGAGAAGAGGCATGAAGCCAACTGAGAAAGGAATGGCTTGTTGTGAGTTTAATGGCGCCGCTTAGCGCTGCCACATGATTCTCTTATAAGCTGGCAAAGGCACAGGAATAGACACAGGCTTGGAATCTTTGACTAATTGTGGACTCTAGAGTCGCAATTATGGGAGTTATTTTCGCTATGTTTAACGTAACATCCCAGTTCATAGACCACATCAGTGCTGCATTGCCACATAGTTGACATAATTCCATATTACAATGCTCGGCAACATTAACAACAAAGTGCAGTTTACTGCATCGAAATAGACTTCACCAGTAAATACCAGTAGTATTAGTATGGGTTTAAAAGATGCAAAGAGTAATTACACTACAGCTTAATACGCTGACATTCAGGCAAATTTGCTCTTACTAAGACAACAGTCTGTCTTTTTTCAGGTCGAGGGGTTGAACATGGGATTTCTTTGGAGGAATTAAATTTTTCAAGTCATTCAAAAAAGATATGCAGGGTTCTAAATTAACAACCGCCAACCCAACAAATGCTAGCCACAGTTTGACCGGTGTTGCATGAGGCAATTATATCAGTCAGAGCCGCTCTACTGTTACAGTATTTCTTATATTTCCTGTGAACACAACTACATAATGATGTCCCAGGCGTCCATTGGCTGGTCAAAGGCACACTACAGTCTGCAGTGCAACCAGCACAGGAAACAAACGGGAGTGTCtcccagaaaacacaaagaagaagaaaaaaagcaagaacagggagcacagactttttttttaaaaaaaagagagagaggagggagctacctaaacagtaaattaaagtgaaaagtaAAGTTAATGTAAATGTGGCAGTGGCTGGGACAGACATCTGGGAGCAAGAAGAGAAAGCAAGAGAAAGCATCTCTTTCACACAAACTAAATGAACTCTGTGATCGTTCCTGTGCATGTAACTGCACATTTTGCATGTGAAGTATGATGAAAGATAATTAAGTAAAGTGACCACAGCTGGGCACAGTAACTGTTTCAGGTTTGAGTTTACAAGCACCAGCTTTACTGCACAAACAAGATGAAATACTGAACTGGATACAGATAAGGAGCATGAATGAGACACGTTTCACTGTTAAGCCCCACATCGTTAAAAAAGGgcattaataattcattataAAGGCTGCATTTCGACCAGCGCTTTGTATAAGTGAAACTAAGGGGGGTGGAGCacagaaagagaacaaaaaaacagaattatgaCTGTGGCCTGCTTTGAGATGTCCTGGCCACTCGACTGGAGCAGCACAGCGTAGTGGCACCAACAACCGACCATCAGCGATCGCCTGCAAAAATGCTGGTGGGagcaccccaccccaccccattgGCACATGGAGAATtcaaaaaagtcaaagtcaaaacaAACCTTTGTGAAACTAAACTACCACTAAACTACTAAACAAACTACTGTGAAAGAGCTGCAAATCCAGACAGGCAAGTTATTTTTGCACACTGTAAGACTACATTCCCATAGATGGATCCATGAAACCCTGCAACAAATGGAACAAATGCGTATACATTTCATTGTCACTTTTAAGACTTAAAATCAGTATAACAGAGTTTTTCTTACCTGCAAAACCTCTGCATCTCCACAGGCACCAAGGATGGCAGTAAACTGGCTGGGACTGTTGTCCATAGGAGTGTTTTACGT
This portion of the Mugil cephalus isolate CIBA_MC_2020 chromosome 22, CIBA_Mcephalus_1.1, whole genome shotgun sequence genome encodes:
- the LOC125000001 gene encoding dystroglycan 1-like, translated to MSQYMSPTTLTSGQPELEPSLSTPLLYSLEASEMFTPALPSELFSGQLETDVVFTSLIPVLQTFSISSLHDVGDFSSQQQTLGSQDSFNENEQALSLGNVTWLPTHLSLSPSSSNPQIISVPTLSFKSSQGTVQIRSSVELTQTRYLEKTQTFSHISLVSTVMTSAFLMKTLLDILPPVLKTVAHELYTTSSGPDLSFPLCDESVARDASGCTSTIKGTLSEYLSLRPSGNVLEQHSESNKFASLLLGSTEEMPASEASQINHVTSRRQIDNSEGDVLSTVTNPSSTNFNGNSGKPIAGQLPTQQFLSMSTSPLLALDLTSYQDPSSVQPSCPSASTSGSLNLPPKVAQPIPALTATVGFPFHYSIPPRTFVDPEDGEADALSLEMQLTDGPPDGVGTWLALDSLELHGVPLEVDLQFAPQDLLLVARDRHGLSARLPLTLDLSRSPVDPCHVFTLTAQRSLHSMLRRRRRVELLLRKLAGFFNGSSGRHLSIVSVTPGSTVVSWYNYSLCETQIRTTRCHADQIRRMWLAMSSADGSVNLAFREAMLPEFPISRVGSVIFSSDCFPTTPTVSSSTQSTLNPGLGTNSSLSPTSETCVPASPAPSTTSKRVDPYQRTADMLTALLIVCLLILVVLLVSAVLYFCRGLRRPRTVAIWPARSTVAVQCRDLSAIRPRRPPLLHPELPPPPLSPWFNNPLPDELPSDCKPKGKTLKILQSRPQQYDFFK